The sequence below is a genomic window from Haematobia irritans isolate KBUSLIRL chromosome 3, ASM5000362v1, whole genome shotgun sequence.
gactcgtaagtgacactgcaactttgatagtattttgccacctCTATTCGCAtggaagtattttgccatcactattgttacaagagccattttatattttgtgaaacaccaagcacaactagcttcttataatttatttaaataaaaatgataatgaagtactgacaacatagttatttcgcttaaaattgtgaaaggtatattggtaaacaatttttgactttccaaattgaataaagtgatagtttttcaaatatttttccagacacgctgcctccattgggaataagagcactggctgatagacgctacaacatgtaacttgtaactcaacatcaatcttttattaatgcataaaaatatgttatgcgctttacagactatcagttattacggacggaatgtcggtaaagaatcttacagtgtgtaggatcgatacgacttgtcggcgatgactaaataatcggtaaatgtgttatcgatcccataaacatgcagcagtatcgataataatgtgcacaatatatgggatatgttcgacacgagcactgtcgcccggaataactgatagtctgtagagCGCATTAAATGGGTTGTGATaggacgacgccaataagagacgcttcaaacaatcagacattctcgatggaggcagcgtgtctgtaaatcactttattccatttggaaaatcaaaatttgttcaccaatataccttttacaattttaagcgaaataactattttttcaacacttcattatcgattttatttaaataaattataagaagctagttgcgcttgggcgtttcacaaaacataaaatggctcttgtaacaatagtgatggcaaaatactttcatgtacgtttcatactttttcatacgcttccccATCACAGATGGCGATTGttacagtgtcacttacgagtctttggtagcgatgaggatgaaatggaactttgaaatgctggcagggatatcACTTGTGCTTTTGGATATATTTTGTCGTAATGGCATGAAAAAATCCGAGTCTCGAGCTCAAAAACAAGCGATTTCAATTCGCAAAATGTGTTTATCAGAACAGTTCTGAAAATTCAAAACATTCAGAAATTCAACATAagtttctttttaatttggtagatattTAGGTTtttatggttttattaattttgactgGAATGACAAGGTAAGGACACATTATCCCACTACACATGAATTTCCAAGGCAGGTTGATAgataacttataatgtggctaatatctaaaggccggtactctgttcggttttcgcgttgaaactccatacaaaaccaaaaaatgcgaaaaatttgcgaaattttttccatttgtgatactttgttttttcgtgttgaaaacctgacgtttatagcacggcgccatttgcaatgtgaattaagaaataatttatttattaaaaactatttgtgcgggtttataaatcaaacacgggccatatttttgttccgaaactatacaaaggatcaaaggaatagcagatcaattgcccaaggaaaaataaaatgttattttgaaaaaacaagcaacaaccaccaacttaatccaatatcgctccctgtaaaatagcgctccaagctacctaaaaaaacgccgctttctatgtgcgaaataatggtttccatgaaaatttttcgcaagaatgaacatagtaccggccttaagataTGTCTCGTGAAATATGTTCTTAATCTATCTCGCATGACATTCCTAatgtgaattaataaaatttaaagtcgTTCCGACGTATTACAGAAAGGTGATTTTGAATTACACCGTCAGTGGCAGCGCTGACATACTGCTTACGATTAACGTTGCCAAATTTACTAATTGATTCGAACCGAAACAGCTGATATTGTCTTATTACCATACGTTACGCTGTTATCACTAATTTTAGTCGTAGGCGATTaacattttcgtagaaatataaaaataaaagtccgTGGATTAGTAGTGAAAAATTCACATTACATATGCCTACATTTATGTAAACAGATATAGGAAAACGaggtatatttcttttatcacaTAGGGAAGTACCAACAGGGTCTCCATCCAATAGCACAACAGCCATCACAGTTAAGGCTCAAGGAGTTCACCAAAAGACATTGGATCATTATATATTCCAAATAACATAGATGTTAACAATATTCCTACGCAATACAGTCGCAAATGTACGACAGAGGACCCTTAAAACAAGTACAAATGGTATATTCGAACGAACCTTTTGCATCACCACACAAAGGAAAAATCAACAAGCCCATTTGTCGCCATATGATGTAAGTGAACTGTTACAAATCCACATCCCTTGTAATCAATCACAATATTTATTGCGATGCTCTTTTGTGTATTTaaggttaatttaattttacgaGAGAATGAGTTTATGTACACGTTTAATGACGATCAAAGCACCATTCTTAGCTATGAAACGAATCAACTGGCATCAAATTCACCATGCGAAGACACTAGGACGGAAGCAAGTTTTAATGATAAACCAGGTTTTGTTATTTCCTATACACCGTAAGTGACGGgtctaaataaattattattcttTAGGCTTTATTTGCGGAATTTTTGATGGACATGGTGGTCCGGCATGTTCCCAAGTTATTTCGAAACGTCTGTTACGTTACATAGCCGCATCTATTATAGATCGGAAGGTATTAAATGAACAAATtcaaaaaggttgcaatagtcaaacatttttaaagtgcCATAATGACAAGGTAAGAATACATTCTTCTAAAGCAATCCGAATTCATCTTACGATATTTTAAACTATGTTTTTACAGGTTGACTTTGTTAAAGAGATCAAAGACATTTATGAGGAGAGTTTTACAAAATACATTAATAATCTATCCAGCCAAAGTTCAAAATCACGATCACAATCTATAGAAGAAGCATTTTTGCTGTTGGATAAAGATATGTCCGATGAGGCATTGAATAAGACTAGTATGATGACCATGTCCGTGGCAATGTCGGGTGCAGTTGCAGTGGTAGCCCACGTGGAAGGCCTTGACCTACACTTGGCCAGCACTGGTGATtggtatttatatatttattttaaaattcagtTTATGTGCATATCTCTgtgtaaaatataaataaaaattaatttaaattttacagcACAGCCGTTTTAGGATCACAATGTGCTGAAACAGgccagtggacgtccaaaaaactAAACAACGAACATAATACCGATAACCAACAAGAAGTGCAACGTATACTCTCCGAACATCCAAAGGAAGAAAGTGATACCGCAATACGTGGTGATCGTTTGCTTGGCCAATTGGCCCCATTAAGAGCTTTAGGAGATTTTCGTTATAAATGGTCCAAAGAAGAAATGGCCAAGTATGTAGTACCTGTTTTTGGAGAGAATTTTGTCCCTCCAAATTATCACACACCACCGTATTTGACGGCTAGACCTGATGTTGAACATCATCGATTGACGGCCAACGATAAGTTTTTGGTAATGGGTAGTGATGGTCTATGGGATTTCCTATCACCATCCCAAGTAAGTACAAAATTACATAAAACATAGTcatacaacaaaaaattaaaagaagcaTGCATTGGTTATTGCAAGCAAATTACTGAAGCCAATTTGACATTAAAAGCATTTATATCTGTTTTGAGCTAACTTTGCTTTACTATCCCAGTTTCAgccgcaaacaaaaaaaatcttaccaGAAACAAGAAAACATATAATTTAATCATTTTATTTGCAGGTTGTTGCTCTGGTAGCGGAacatttaaattcaaaaataataatggaGCCAGTTAAACTGCCAAGCGGCGACGTTACTTTACAATCTATATCGGATATGTTGGCAGAACGAAAGTAAGTAATTCAATAAACTACCAACAGTCGTATACAGTGAATATACAGTATAGCAAATGTCTCACTacaattgtccacttttgagaggtgtacaaattttaaagtttccaGGCCAGGTGATTATTTTTAAGGTCGCCGAAATTATGAATAAAGCGCATAATACTACACGCCAATTTAAAATTAAGTGCGCATACAAGAGCTAAAAAAATATACTATGGTATCTGGATAAAAGAAATTTGAAACCATTAGCTGATACTAGAAAATATGAAAGTAGAAAATATAGGAAATTGGGTGACTAATTATTAGCGTCAATATTAGTTGTTGTTGTACCAACATGGAAAACCTGTTAGTAGTTATCAGGATAATATGcacattttccatataatttccTGCCccaaatatctttttttttttttgcttagttTAGTTTATGTTAGCCGTCAATGGCTTGTATGGATGGATTATAATTTTCCATCCTCCTTTTCTGTTATCAGTAGTTTGAACTGATGACGATATGATTTATCTTCAATCACTTCTCCGAGTGTTTTCGTACATGGGCTTTAGGAATtgcagtaaaattttatttttatgttttggtgATCCTTTCAATAAAACCCGACGAAATTTCACCCTTTTATCAAACTAttgatttttatgttattttttcctattttttttttattcgagcatttaaaaatatttcttcacaAGTATTCATCTAAATTCTAGATATATTAAATCGAAAAACCCCAAAGTATAAAtgcaataaataattattcatTTATTTCGTTTCTCTTTTAGGGCTGGACGTAAACGAAAACCGTTGGACCAGAACTCTGCGACACATTTAATTCGTCATGCTTTGGGCGGCACCGATTACGGCGTTGAACACTCGAAAATATCGTATTACCTCTCACTACCTCAAGACTCTGTACGTTATTATCGTGATGATATCACCATAACAGTcatttatttcaattctgaACGTATTAAAGCCTTAACATCGAAATCAtcctaatttatttattagttatatttttgtttcattggATCGAATTGTATTTGTTTTACCGTCTTAacgtataaattttgtatatagttAAGTAGTagttccttttttttgttttgcttaaaaaaataattaagttttttttgtgttcctttaaatttaagttgaaTTTAACGATTGCAGCTTATTATGTATGCTCTTAGAccaaataagaatttttgtttctgttttcACAAAACAATTGACTGacaaattaaacataaataGTGTTAATTGTTTTGTGAAAACTATTGAGTTTTTGTTTCAAACTtcttaaaaaaaactttctaatcCGAATTATGAATGTACAACAACAATTGTTGATAGTCAATTGCCAGACaagaataaagttttatttttatttaatagatgTAGTAAAAAGCAAGCTATTCGCAAAAGTTGTTTTCTTTAAACGTTCTTGTATAGAAATGCAAGGGAGTACTGGAAATCATTCTATATTCAATATAAGTAAACtggaaatgttatcaaattggttaatctaaagctataattCGTAACTTCGCCCATCACCATGCGTGATTTTTCATTACTGCATATGTTATCCGGATCGTTAAATTAACCGTTAGTGTTAGTTAATGGATGGGAATGGATATTGGTCGCGTTTTGCTactacattttaaattaatttttaattgaaatgtcgtcaatcacagaaatgatagtatcaatcaccaatggCAATTAGAAGATTAATAGatccaatgaaaaaaataattgatactattaatttttgttttaattaaaaaaatgtttgaatcaattactgttttaattgaatatttttgaaaattaacttaaaattttaattggtgtACTTTTTTAAAGCTATTTGGTGTtgttttcccatatttttatacccttcaccactactgtggtacagggtataataagtttgtgcatttgtatgtaacgccaagaaataattgtcatagacccatcttttagtataccgatcggcttagaattaaattctgagtcgatttagcgatgtccgtctgtctgtctgtccgtccgtccgtctgtctgtatatgtaattttgtgcacaaagtacaggtcgcagtttaagtccgatcgtcctcaaatttgacataacgtctttcttcgggtaaaagacaatcgctattgattttggaaaaatcggttcagatttagatatagctgccatatatagttatcaccgattttatcataattcacgtatttatgaaccgacgttcttcaaattttgtacttctgaatgttttgtcagttccgtaaaaactaccaaatatcagctaaatcggttcagatttatatatagctcccatatatatcattcgcccgatttggactaatatgcccacagaggcaaaagtgttactctgatttacgtgaaattttgcagagggagtagaattgaacttgaaactttgcacaggcagtaaaaTTAAGGTacagcatatgcgtgtttattttggttgaaatcggttcagattttgatatagctcccatatatatctttcgcccgattttccgtcatatgaccacagaggtcaaagttgttatccgatttacgtgaaattttgcacagggagtagattcaacatagtaactatgcatgtgaaatttgattgcaatcggttcagatttcgatatagattccatatatatgtttttcctatttaggcaaaactggccgaaatacccacattttccttatcaaatcgccactgctaagtcgaaaacttataaaaatgactcaaattttcctattactctattacacatctatcgaccgataaatcataaatacacttttgcgaagttgcctcaaaattggttcatatttaaatgtttcctatatttttttactaacattgtgttccacctcagcgcattagccgacttaaatgtaaaatctagaagtattgcagaactctgtacagatatgctcagatatacagaatatatgtgtatggattcatatagcatccaacacactggacggatttgatatggtaccgAAAATGTGAActtactttagactttccttacttgtttgtcttGTCTATGTATAGAATATAAGTGTAACCGATTGGAAATGTCATAGTTGGCCTGGTCTATGATATGAGCACGCGTTCCTTCGATTCTATGGGCGGGATTCGAACTTCAGCAACATGGTTAACCTTATGCCTGTTCACCACTTCTGATGCAGTATCCTATTGAATTCTTTTCAGACATTTCTGATATGCTGCCTCAATTAGAGAATATTACAACGGTTGATAGTCGCAGTCTAGAGAGTAAAAATCATACTCGACTTTCCTGAATCTTCAGTAATGTTATCCAATTTCCAGATATCGAATGTATGGGACAAATAGAGAATTCGGGTTAGTTACTAAACTCCCTGTAAATGCTGGTCCTCGTTGCGGCCTTACCACTCCTCGTTGCGGCCTTACCACTCCTGGTTGCGGCCTTACCACTCCTCGTTACGGCCTTACCACTTCTGAAAACACTTATAACTTCGCCTGAAATAATTTATGGTGGGTAGTTGACCCGGACAGTAGGTATGCATCGTGTGTCTTCTATTTTCGCTTTAGAAACGTACCATAAATTGTCGCAGCTCTTCGGATctcgtcgccaaaggtgactgaagtCCTGTCATTCCGTCTACCGGTTTTTAGAATTCCTACCAGAGAATGAGGCCGATACCCGACTCACCGACGGCGAATTAACGGCTTAGTCGCCGCAAATATATCTACTCGCTTTGGCCAATTATCCATTCAAAATCAAACTGAAATTATCCGAACAGCTATCAGATTTATCGTACAActtataatcaaattaaaacatttcgttaatttaatacagaataacgttttgacagaaAATGACAAACGAATTATTGGCTTGACAACGGTACTTACTAAAACGAAGTACATATTTACTTCAATCAAGAAATTGCGGTTTTGCCAGAATTACGACTGATGACAATTAAAAATAGAGAAATCAATtgattcatagttttatttttatttaaaataaaatatctacATATATTAAAGCTATACATACAAATTTACTATATtaaacaatacaaataaaaacgaaGGGTATATAGACGAGGATTACCTCGAAACCTTTTGATGGGTGGGGTGGGGTGGGTGGATGGATGTTGGAAAAAATACATGCATTCTTACACTGATTCACAGCTTTGCCATTACTGATTCATAGATGTATGATTATGATGATGATTCTGTTGTTGTGCCTTTTGTGCATGTTCGGCTTCCCGACGTAATACACAATTGAGAAATTCCACCTGGATCGAGGTTATCTCTTCGGGAGGAAAGCGTTGAATTTTCTTcttaagaaaatcaaaaaataaatcacaCTCTTCGCGTTGGTGATTACAATAATCAGACACGGGACAATTTGAGGACATAGTGTGTAATGTACtcatattattgttattattggaTGAAGAATTATGACTGCTTGAATATGATGGTggaggttgttgttgttgttgttgttgggtagTTGTGGCCAAAAGATTATTTGTATCAGGTTTAACCGCTGGATTTGTAGACGATGTTGCTGTACTATTTCCACCAGTTGGTGTAGTTGGAGAGGGCGTTAACTCAGGCAAATGTTGTTGCAAATGTACCCCGGTGGTTCCTGCTATTGTAACACATGACGTTGTTGAATCCATAGTGGTATTCGATGATGTTGAAGGCATTGTCGTCGACGAAGTGACCATAggcaaacttttcaattttaggctACTAGTAGCGCCTATAACACTACTTGCACTACTTGAATATTGTGATCGTGAAGGATTCATAGAgccaatacaaaaatcatttgTATCTATATACTGAAATTTCGTGTCATCTGAGTTAGCAGAATTTCCCGGAGCTCCAATTATTGTTTCACAGTCAACGCTAGTTGTATTGCCAGATTCTTCATACAGACATACTTCCTCATAGTCCACTTCGGCACCCGTATTACCATCATCATCCAGGTTATTGTGTTGTTCGTGTTTAACAATTTCTACACAATCTTCCATGCTGTTATTGTCATGATTTAACTCGCCATGAGACATATTTGGATCTTCATGTCTGACATCGTTATCGTGTGTTACATCTTCATATGCGGTTAAAATGAATGTATCGGTATCGTTAACGGAAATTATACTCGAATGAACCATATCCTGATGAACCACCTGATCATGTTCATCATTACTTTCGGAAACGCTGTGCAAAAGATTATCCTGCGGCGTAGCATTGAAACTTTGAGTACGATTTGATTTCAGTTTGGGTTGATATACATTTGATAGAAATTCCATATCTTTAGCATAACGCCACTTTGAAAGACCATCACCTATTTTGGGCTTTCGTAGACGATATTGATGGTAGGTATCTCgaagatttttccattttcgACGGCATTCCTCCACGGTATATCTGTCTATTAGATTCAATAATTTATACATTATTATgcgcaacaaaaaaatatattcaataaagATGTTGCGCTTGACAACAACACACATCTTAAAAATTACTAACAGGATATTTCTCTAGTTTTTCCAAAGcgtgaaatttaattgaaattccgaAAAATACGATATCGAATTAAGCCTTCAATAGAAATTGGCTTTATGTTGCCAAAAGAGATACGTATTTCACACGAACATCCATTGAAAGACAAAGGCACCTCCTCTTGTACCAAAGAGTGCCGCCTAGTCCGAGCGTCGTACCTCGCAGAATTAGTTGTCCCTTAAAACAGAACTTTTGCAAGTTTATAACTCTGGAACTTGTCAGCATtgttttgaaaacaaacaaaaatatatattgatgtTTTTTCAGAGTCTGGGTCTGAGTAAACATGCCTAAAATGGTTCCATAGGGATGCcaagaaaaaatgttgcaatATGCCACATTTTGCATATAACGTCCATATGACATAAATGTTACACTGCGCAGCCTATCTAATTAAGAGATTGATgacaatggttaggttaggttaggtggcagcccgatgtatcaggctcacttcgactattcagtccattgtgataccacagtggtgaacttctctcttatcactgagttctgcccgattccatgttaagctcaatgacaagggacctcctttttatagccgagtccaaacggcgttccacattgcagtgaaaccacttagagaagctttgaaaccctcagaaatgtcaccagcattactgaggtgggataatccaccgctgagaaactttttggtgttcggttgaagcaggaatcgaacccacgaccttgtgtatgcaaggcggattgATTTCATGTTTTTGCTTTGGCTTTCTTAtactcacaaaaaaataatttttggattcaatcacacacaaaaattttttttctgattcaatcaccaaattaattgatccaattaattttttaattgaaatttcttcaatcacgaaaatgatagtatcaatcacagttttaattgggcatagaaaaaattcttgattaaaaaattaattgattttttcagcaaatttcaattaattttttaattgattcaattaaaaatttaattgatgttgattgcaaaactcaattaatttattaattaaaaaaggtaactatttttaattactttctgaattgacttagagGTTTTatgtggattaacaaatgattgtttgaaatacatttttaattaaaaattaaaaaaaaaatcagcactttttttaactgaattagtcttccgaatttgattaaaaagttaattgtatcaattaattttttaattaaaaattttaaatttttcaatcattggcttaattaacttaatgtttatatcatgattaaaaagttaattgtatcaattaattttttaattgaaaacattttcaacttcaattaactttttaattggaaatattttggtgatatttttctgtgcatataactagttgatccaattaatttttaattgtcttgaatcacagaaatgatagtatcaatcagcaatgtcaattaaaatactagttgatccaattaatactattaattcttgtgattgatttatgttttaattaaaaaaattgttgaatcaattaaatttttaattgaatatttttgaaaattcaattaaaattttaattgaaaatatttttttgaatgttTTCTATGTACGAATATATTATACCAATTTGGGATTCTCTTCTGTACAATCGGTAAAAGGATATTCGGTCCCACAAAACTGAAATTATACCAATTTGGTTTAGCGATAATGATTTCAGGGTCAGTCCATACTGATACTACATCGACTACAACTACGTACATACAGATATTACTTTTATTCCACAAAAATAGACCATGTGGATGTATAAAGTGGTATAAATCTCTATATATACTAATTCAGGTGGACATGTTAATTGTGATGTTTTTCATGATGTAAATCAGACTATAGAATTTTGGTATTCTCAATTTAATTTGGACCTTgtcatataattaaaaaaatcattaaatattACATTTAAGTGGGATACTTACTTCCAATTGCAGCTGCTATATGTGCCCAACCATTTAATATATCACTGCGCCTTCTTTGATTTGggtttaatttgtaattatataaTGCAGGATTTTGTCGGACCAAAGTTATTAGCGTAACTATATCATCTGTTGGCGCCAAATCCTTTTGGTAACGTCTTCTCTCTGGtgtaatatataattataaaaagtGTGTTAATATTAAATGTTTGTTGTACTTTAAAATAagctattaattttaatatattatggAACTTAggccataaaaatattttttggtggtttaaatttattttgacttTGTTAGTAACATGGCTTCAAATTCTATGCAAATTTGTACattactttaaattaaaactaactaactaataatatttacaaattgaCTATTTGCAGAACGAAACTAAGGAAGTAATTGTAGTAGGATTCATGTCTCACTTTTTTGTGGAAGTTGGTGGGGAAAATTGTGGAACGAGTTAATACTGAGAATTATAGTgtaatatactatgatgcgaaaAGACCGAAATTAATTCGTATGCATGCAAAGATAAAAGATATTCTGCTCAAATTCTACTCGAATTTTTCGACTTATGCAGGCAGTAGTAGCATCACTGAGAATGCTGTCGAATTATCAATAAAACCAGGTTTATTTATGAACTTTAGAACGCAGAAGAATGGGAGGAACATGGGATCCCGAGTGTCGAAAGATTTACAAATATCTCAAGAATCATCGTTCCATTCGTCATTTAAAATTGAAGTTCGATCTGTACAATTTACCCCA
It includes:
- the LOC142232247 gene encoding uncharacterized protein LOC142232247 is translated as MQNNKRRRYQKDLAPTDDIVTLITLVRQNPALYNYKLNPNQRRRSDILNGWAHIAAAIGNRYTVEECRRKWKNLRDTYHQYRLRKPKIGDGLSKWRYAKDMEFLSNVYQPKLKSNRTQSFNATPQDNLLHSVSESNDEHDQVVHQDMVHSSIISVNDTDTFILTAYEDVTHDNDVRHEDPNMSHGELNHDNNSMEDCVEIVKHEQHNNLDDDGNTGAEVDYEEVCLYEESGNTTSVDCETIIGAPGNSANSDDTKFQYIDTNDFCIGSMNPSRSQYSSSASSVIGATSSLKLKSLPMVTSSTTMPSTSSNTTMDSTTSCVTIAGTTGVHLQQHLPELTPSPTTPTGGNSTATSSTNPAVKPDTNNLLATTTQQQQQQQPPPSYSSSHNSSSNNNNNMSTLHTMSSNCPVSDYCNHQREECDLFFDFLKKKIQRFPPEEITSIQVEFLNCVLRREAEHAQKAQQQNHHHNHTSMNQ
- the Pdp gene encoding pyruvate dehydrogenase [acetyl-transferring]-phosphatase 1-like protein, mitochondrial, whose product is MLTIFLRNTVANVRQRTLKTSTNGIFERTFCITTQRKNQQAHLSPYDVNLILRENEFMYTFNDDQSTILSYETNQLASNSPCEDTRTEASFNDKPGFICGIFDGHGGPACSQVISKRLLRYIAASIIDRKVLNEQIQKGCNSQTFLKCHNDKVDFVKEIKDIYEESFTKYINNLSSQSSKSRSQSIEEAFLLLDKDMSDEALNKTSMMTMSVAMSGAVAVVAHVEGLDLHLASTGDCTAVLGSQCAETGQWTSKKLNNEHNTDNQQEVQRILSEHPKEESDTAIRGDRLLGQLAPLRALGDFRYKWSKEEMAKYVVPVFGENFVPPNYHTPPYLTARPDVEHHRLTANDKFLVMGSDGLWDFLSPSQVVALVAEHLNSKIIMEPVKLPSGDVTLQSISDMLAERKAGRKRKPLDQNSATHLIRHALGGTDYGVEHSKISYYLSLPQDSVRYYRDDITITVIYFNSERIKALTSKSS